The following are from one region of the Camelina sativa cultivar DH55 unplaced genomic scaffold, Cs unpScaffold00586, whole genome shotgun sequence genome:
- the LOC104773600 gene encoding inositol-tetrakisphosphate 1-kinase 3-like — protein MLQCVADMNLSDSYGRVGVPKQLVIKRDASSIPEAVNKAGLGLPFVAKPLVADGSAKSHELSLAYDQHSLLKLEPPLVLQEFVNHGGVLFKVYIVGEAIRVVRRFSLPDVSRRELSKAAGVFHFPRVTCAAASADDADLDPNIAELPPSSRCNTTSP, from the exons ATGCTTCAGTGTGTTGCGGACATGAATCTGTCTGATAGTTATG GACGAGTTGGTGTCCCCAAACAACTGGTAATTAAAAGGGATGCATCCTCGATCCCCGAGGCTGTCAATAAAGCTGGGCTGGGACTACCTTTTG TTGCGAAGCCTTTGGTTGCTGATGGAAGTGCAAAGTCACATGAGCTTTCATTGGCTTATGATCAGCACTCCCTTCTGAAGCTCGAGCCTCCTCTTGTTCTTCAGGAGTTTGTTAACCATG GAGGTGTTCTTTTCAAGGTTTACATTGTTGGGGAAGCTATTAGAGTGGTCCGGCGTTTCTCCCTACCTGATGTCTCCAGACGAGAACTCTCCAAAGCAGCTGGTGTATTCCATTTCCCCCGGGTCACTTGTGCTGCAGCTTCTGCTGATGATGCAGATTTGGACCCAAACATCGCTG AGCTTCCGCCNTCCTCCAGATGCAATACTACATCTCCGTAA
- the LOC104773596 gene encoding inositol-tetrakisphosphate 1-kinase 3-like — protein MLQCVADMNLSDSYGRVGVPKQLVIKRDASSIPEAVNKAGLGLPFVAKPLVADGSAKSHELSLAYDQHSLLKLEPPLVLQEFVNHGGVLFKVYIVGEAIRVVRRFSLPDVSRRELSKAAGVFHFPRVTCAAASADDADLDPNIAELPPRPLLERLAKELRRGLGLRLFNLDIIREHGTRDQFYVIDINYFPGYGKMPEYEHVFTDFLLSVVQSQCKKRALADQY, from the exons ATGCTTCAGTGTGTTGCGGACATGAATCTGTCTGATAGTTATG GACGAGTTGGTGTCCCCAAACAACTGGTAATTAAAAGGGATGCATCCTCGATCCCCGAGGCTGTCAATAAAGCTGGGCTGGGACTACCTTTTG TTGCGAAGCCTTTGGTTGCTGATGGAAGTGCAAAGTCACATGAGCTTTCATTGGCTTATGATCAGCACTCCCTTCTGAAGCTCGAGCCTCCTCTTGTTCTTCAGGAGTTTGTTAACCATG GAGGTGTTCTTTTCAAGGTTTACATTGTTGGGGAAGCTATTAGAGTGGTCCGGCGTTTCTCCCTACCTGATGTCTCCAGACGAGAACTCTCCAAAGCAGCTGGTGTATTCCATTTCCCCCGGGTCACTTGTGCTGCAGCTTCTGCTGATGATGCAGATTTGGACCCAAACATCGCTG AGCTTCCGCCACGTCCATTGTTGGAGAGACTGGCAAAGGAACTTCGTCGTGGATTA GGTCTAAGGCTGTTCAATTTAGACATAATTAGAGAGCATGGGACAAGAGATCAGTTCTATGTTATCGACATTAACTATTTCCCAG GATATGGTAAGATGCCAGAGTATGAGCATGTATTCACTGATTTCTTATTGAGTGTGGTGCAAAGCCAATGTAAGAAACGAGCCTTGGCAGATCAATACTAA
- the LOC104773598 gene encoding uncharacterized protein LOC104773598: protein MEKITKISNASDDDVAEQHHTNEVQEKIILNPNFEDGLNNWTGRACKIVLHESMDGGRILPLSGKVFASATQRKDTWNGIQQEISGRFQRKRVYEVTAVVRIFGNNVTSATVQATLWVLNANQREQYIGIANVQATDKNWVELKGKFIIHGSPSRAILYLEGPPPGSDILLNSLVVKHARRNRPSPPPFYENPGFGVNIVENSEVVDGTTQPWFTLGNCKLSVGQGAPRTLPPMARDTLGPHKPLGGSYILVSNRTQTWMGPAQMITDKLKLFLTYQVSAWVKIGVGVSGSSMSPQNVIIALSADNEWVNGGQLEVTVGDAWHEIGGSFRLEKQPQNVMVYVQGPAAGIDLMIAALQIFPVDRRERIRCLKRQVEQVRKRDIVLKFSGLDDDSFDLFPYIVKVKQTYNSFPLGTCINRSSIDNEDFVDFFTKNFNWAVFENELKWNSTEAERGKLNYQDADDMLDLCIGNNINVRGHCIFWEVEFRVQPWLRQLNKTELMNAVQKRVTDLLTRYKGKFKHYDVNNEMLHGSFYQDRLGKGARALMFNIAHKLDPSALLFVNDYHVADGDDTRSSPEKYIKQVLDLEAQGAPIGGIGLQGHMVSPVGAIVCSALDKLSVLGHPIWFTEIDISSTNEYVRGEDLEVMLWEAFAHPAVEGIMLWGFWELSMNREKGHLVDAEGEVNEAGKRFLDVKQEWLSHAYGIINDESEFTFRGCHGTYAVEICTPAGIVLKTFVVEKGDSPLLISIDLSSL from the exons ATGGAGAAGATTACAAAAATAAGCAATGCAAGTGACGATGATGTTGCTGAG CAACATCACACTAACGAAGTGCAGGAGAAGAtaatcctaaaccctaattttgaggATGGCCTGAACAACTGGACTGGAAGAGCGTGCAAGATTGTCTTACACGAATCCATGGACGGAGGGAGAATCTTGCCGCTCTCAGGAAAAGTTTTCGCATCAGCAACACAGCGTAAAGACACATGGAATGGTATTCAACAGGAGATTTCGGGAAGGTTCCAGAGGAAGCGTGTGTACGAAGTAACAGCAGTGGTTCGAATATTTGGCAACAATGTCACAAGTGCAACAGTACAGGCTACTCTCTGGGTCTTAAACGCAAACCAACGTGAACAATACATAGGCATTGCAAA TGTGCAGGCAACTGATAAGAATTGGGTAGAGTTGAAGGGTAAATTCATAATCCATGGTTCACCATCGAGGGCAATACTATACCTTGAAGGTCCACCTCCAGGATCTGACATTCTTCTCAACAGTTTAGTTGTCAAACATGCTCGAAGGAATCGTCCATCGCCTCCACCATTCTACGAG AATCCTGGTTTCGGAGTCAATATAGTCGAAAACAGTGAAGTGGTAGATGGGACAACGCAGCCATGGTTCACTTTAGGTAACTGCAAGTTGAGTGTGGGACAAGGCGCTCCTCGCACTCTCCCCCCAATGGCCAGAGACACGCTTGGTCCTCATAAACCTCTAGGAGGAAGCTACATCCTCGTGAGTAACAGAACGCAGACTTGGATGGGTCCGGCTCAGATGATAACCGATAAACTCAAACTCTTTTTGACATATCAAGTCTCCGCATGGGTCAAGATTGGTGTGGGAGTGAGTGGTAGTAGTATGAGTCCTCAAAATGTGATTATTGCACTTAGCGCTGATAACGAATGGGTCAACGGAGGACAACTCGAGGTCACCGTTGGTGATGCATGGCATGAAATCGGCGGATCCTTTAGGCTCGAGAAGCAGCCACAAAATGTCATGGTTTACGTTCAAGGTCCTGCAGCTGGCATTGATTTGATGATCGCGGCACTGCAGATTTTTCCCGTGGATCGTCGAGAACGTATCAGATGTCTCAAGAGACAAGTTGAACAG GTACGTAAGCGCGACATCGTCTTGAAATTCTCAGGACTAGACGACGACTCCTTTGATTTGTTTCCTTACATAGTGAAGGTGAAACAAACATACAACAGTTTCCCACTAGGAACGTGCATTAACAGATCAAGCATAGACAATGAAGACTTTGTAGATTTCTTCACTAAGAACTTCAACTGGGCAGTGTTTGAAAACGAGCTGAAGTGGAACTCGACAGAG GCCGAACGTGGGAAGCTCAATTACCAAGATGCAGACGACATGTTGGATCTGTGTATCGGCAACAACATCAACGTTAGAGGACACTGCATCTTCTGGGAAGTTGAGTTCAGAGTTCAGCCGTGGCTTCGCCAGCTTAACAAAACCGAGCTTATGAACGCGGTCCAGAAGCGTGTCACGGACCTCCTTACACGATACAAAGGTAAGTTCAAGCACTATGATGTTAACAACGAGATGCTTCATGGCTCTTTCTATCAAGACAGACTCGGAAAAGGTGCACGAGCACTCATGTTCAACATTGCACACAAGCTTGATCCATCTGCTCTCCTCTTTGTGAACGATTACCATGTTGCGGACGGTGATGACACACGCTCGTCCCCGGAGAAGTATATAAAACAAGTTCTTGATTTGGAAGCTCAAGGTGCACCCATAGGAGGCATAGGGCTCCAAGGACACATGGTGAGTCCTGTTGGAGCAATCGTGTGCTCTGCTCTTGATAAGCTCTCTGTTTTAGGTCATCCCATATGGTTCACTGAGATAGATATCTCCTCTACCAATGAGTACGTTAGAGGAGAAGATCTTGAAGTCATGTTGTGGGAAGCTTTTGCCCACCCTGCTGTTGAAG GAATAATGTTATGGGGTTTCTGGGAACTATCTATGAATAGGGAGAAAGGACATCTGGTGGACGCAGAAGGAGAAGTAAACGAAGCCGGAAAAAGATTTTTGGATGTGAAACAAGAATGGTTATCTCATGCATATGGGATCATCAATGATGAATCAGAGTTCACATTCAGAGGCTGCCATGGGACTTACGCCGTCGAAATTTGTACTCCGGCTGGGATTGTTCTCAAAACGTTCGTCGTCGAAAAAGGAGACAGTCCACTTCTTATCTCCAttgatctctcttctttgtga